Proteins encoded by one window of Sorex araneus isolate mSorAra2 chromosome 3, mSorAra2.pri, whole genome shotgun sequence:
- the LOC129403291 gene encoding histone H2A type 2-A: MSGRGKQGGKARAKAKSRSSRAGLQFPVGRVHRLLRKGNYAERVGAGAPVYMAAVLEYLTAEILELAGNAARDNKKTRIIPRHLQLAIRNDEELNKLLGKVTIAQGGVLPNIQAVLLPKKTESHHKAKGK; encoded by the coding sequence ATGTCGGGTCGCGGCAAGCAAGGAGGCAAGGCCCGCGCCAAGGCCAAGTCGCGCTCGTCCCGCGCCGGGCTGCAGTTCCCGGTGGGGCGGGTGCACCGGCTGCTGCGTAAGGGCAACTACGCCGAGCGTGTGGGCGCCGGCGCGCCCGTGTACATGGCCGCCGTGCTCGAGTACCTGACGGCCGAGATCCTGGAGCTGGCGGGCAACGCGGCCCGCGACAACAAGAAGACGCGCATCATCCCGCGCCACCTGCAGCTGGCCATCCGCAACGACGAGGAGCTCAACAAGCTGCTGGGCAAAGTCACCATCGCGCAGGGCGGCGTGTTGCCCAACATCCAGGCCGTGCTGCTGCCCAAGAAGACGGAGAGCCACCACAAGGCGAAGGGCAAGTGA
- the LOC101546841 gene encoding histone H2B type 2-E has protein sequence MPEPAKSAPAPKKGSKKAVTKAQKKDGKKRKRSRKESYSIYVYKVLKQVHPDTGISSKAMGIMNSFVNDIFERIAGEASRLAHYNKRSTITSREIQTAVRLLLPGELAKHAVSEGTKAVTKYTSSK, from the coding sequence ATGCCTGAGCCTGCCAAGTCCGCCCCGGCGCCCAAGAAGGGCTCCAAGAAAGCTGTCACCAAGGCTCAGAAGAAGGACGGCAAGAAGCGCAAGCGCAGCCGCAAGGAGAGCTACTCCATCTACGTGTACAAGGTGCTGAAGCAGGTGCACCCCGACACGGGCATCTCGTCCAAGGCCATGGGCATCATGAACTCCTTCGTCAACGACATCTTCGAGCGCATCGCCGGCGAGGCGTCCCGCCTGGCGCACTACAACAAGCGCTCCACCATCACGTCGCGGGAGATCCAGACGGCCGTGCGCCTGCTGCTGCCCGGCGAGCTGGCCAAGCACGCCGTGTCCGAGGGCACCAAGGCCGTCACCAAGTACACCAGCTCCAAGTGA
- the LOC129403295 gene encoding histone H4, whose translation MSGRGKGGKGLGKGGAKRHRKVLRDNIQGITKPAIRRLARRGGVKRISGLIYEETRGVLKVFLENVIRDAVTYTEHAKRKTVTAMDVVYALKRQGRTLYGFGG comes from the coding sequence ATGTCTGGCCGGGGCAAGGGCGGGAAGGGGTTGGGCAAGGGCGGCGCGAAGCGGCACCGCAAGGTGTTGCGAGACAACATCCAGGGCATCACCAAGCCGGCGATCAGGCGCCTGGCCCGGCGCGGCGGCGTGAAGCGCATCTCGGGTCTCATCTACGAGGAGACCCGCGGGGTGCTGAAGGTGTTCCTGGAGAACGTGATCCGCGACGCCGTCACCTACACGGAGCACGCCAAGCGCAAGACGGTCACGGCCATGGACGTGGTGTACGCGCTCAAGCGCCAGGGCCGTACCCTCTACGGCTTCGGGGGCTGA